A window of Roseburia hominis A2-183 genomic DNA:
ACCCGGATATGGAATCCCGCGAGATCAAACTCCTGCTCATCCTTCAGAAATACATCCGCGCGATAGGTCGTCTCCGCTCCCGTCCATCCGCTCAGATTCAGCTTTGGATCATCGAGGGTCTCTCTCTCATGCTCCTCGGCATAGACCTTGATACCAAAATGCGCTGCGACTTCCGCAGCGCCCCCGGCATGGTCAAAATGTCCATGTGTCAATAAAATTGCAACAGGATTTAACTTTTCTTCCTCTATGATCCGTATCAGACGATCCGCATTTGCCCCCGGATCAATCAGAATCATCTCTTTCGTCTCATCATTGACCGCGAAATAGCAGTTCGTCTGCACCGGTCCTACCACATACTGTTCTACCTTAAGAGGCGCCATCTTTTTCCCTCCGTCTGCCTTTCCTGCTTCATCAGCCTGTCGTTCTCACAATATCAATCACGCTGTCGATCTGGCGCAGCTTATCAATCACGCTGCCCAGCTCCTCTCTGCCCTTCGTGCTGAAGGACACATCGATCGTCGCCACGCCCTGTTTGCTCGTCTTGGAGTGGATCGCATCAATATCGATCTCACGCTCCGTGAACACTCTCGTGATGTCGACCAGAAGTCCGGTACGGTTGTTACCAAAAATCTTGATCTCCGCGCGATACAGACCATTGCTGCCGTCCTGACCGTCATGCTGCCATTCCGCATCGATCAGACGCTCCTTCTCCATATCTGACAAGTTGATGATATTGACGCAATCAGTTCTGTGGATGGACACGCCGCGTCCCCTCGTCACAAAACCCACGATCTCATCTCCCGGCACCGGGCTGCAGCACTTGGAAAAATGAACAGCGACATCGTAAAGTCCCTTGACAATGATTCCGCTCTTGGAGCGCTTCGCCGACTCCGGATTCTTGTTCTCGGAACCGATGGTCTCAAGAACCTCCTCGTCCGTGATCCGCGCCAGATGATCCCGCTTATATTCCTCGTACATCTTATTGACAATCTGGCCTTCCTTTAAGCCGCCGTGTCCAATGGTCGCCAGACAGGAATTCCAGTCATGGAAACCATATTTTCTCAGCACTTTCTCCTGGTATTCCGGCTTGTTGATGTCTGCAAAGTTGATTCCCTTCGCCTTGCAGGACGCCACGAGAAGCTCCTTGCCGCGCGTAATATTTTCTTCCTTCAGCTCACTGCGGAACCACTGGTTGATCTTATTCTTCGCCTGGGTACTCTTTACGATGTTCAGCCAGTCACGGCTTGGTCCCTTGGAGTTCTGCGAAGTGATAATCTCGATCCGGTCACCGTTCTGGATGACATAATCGATCGGAACCAGCTTTCCGTTGGCTTTTGCACCGATCATTTTGTTGCCGACCGCGGAGTGAATGCTGTACGCAAAATCAATCGGCGTCGACCCGTTCGGCAGGTTCTTGACATCGCCGGTCGGTGTAAAGCAGAATACCGTGTCCGAAAAAAGATCCAGATCACTCTTTAAAAGGCTCATGAACTCCTTATTATCAGACATGTCGCGCTGCCACTCCAAGATCTGGCGCAGCCAGCTTAACTTCTCCTCCTCCGTGACAGTCATCGGCACTGCCGCGCCGCCGTTGTTGCTCGCTTCCTTATATTTCCAGTGCGCCGCTATAC
This region includes:
- a CDS encoding MBL fold metallo-hydrolase, translating into MAPLKVEQYVVGPVQTNCYFAVNDETKEMILIDPGANADRLIRIIEEEKLNPVAILLTHGHFDHAGGAAEVAAHFGIKVYAEEHERETLDDPKLNLSGWTGAETTYRADVFLKDEQEFDLAGFHIRVLFTPGHTVGGCCYYFAYQDALFSGDTLFAQSVGRTDFPKGSASALIRGIKEKLLPLPDEVTVYTGHNDTTTIGTERRYNPYL
- a CDS encoding RelA/SpoT family protein translates to MADYSQKEKELEREHLEKLVKEEDRSIKPMKEFESPEDLYHELIASVRKYHPSADISLIEKAYHVARDAHEGQTRKSGEPYIVHPLCVAIILAELELDKETIAAGLLHDVLEDTVMTADEIKEEFSEEVLLLVDGVTKLRHLHLTDNSHNHDQKDRSAERLEMQAENLRKMFLAMAKDIRVILIKLADRLHNMRTLKYQSKEAQIRIARETQEIYCPIAQRLGISKIKIELDDLSLKYLEPEAYYDLVRQIDQRKSVRDDYVQSLVEEVRAHIKAAGIVAEIEGRAKHFFSIYKKMVNQDKTLDQIYDLFAIRIIVDSVKDCYAALGVIHEMYKPIPGRFKDYIAMPKPNMYQSLHTTLIGPTGQPFEIQIRTYEMHRTAEYGIAAHWKYKEASNNGGAAVPMTVTEEEKLSWLRQILEWQRDMSDNKEFMSLLKSDLDLFSDTVFCFTPTGDVKNLPNGSTPIDFAYSIHSAVGNKMIGAKANGKLVPIDYVIQNGDRIEIITSQNSKGPSRDWLNIVKSTQAKNKINQWFRSELKEENITRGKELLVASCKAKGINFADINKPEYQEKVLRKYGFHDWNSCLATIGHGGLKEGQIVNKMYEEYKRDHLARITDEEVLETIGSENKNPESAKRSKSGIIVKGLYDVAVHFSKCCSPVPGDEIVGFVTRGRGVSIHRTDCVNIINLSDMEKERLIDAEWQHDGQDGSNGLYRAEIKIFGNNRTGLLVDITRVFTEREIDIDAIHSKTSKQGVATIDVSFSTKGREELGSVIDKLRQIDSVIDIVRTTG